The Nocardia arthritidis genome has a window encoding:
- a CDS encoding L-fucose/L-arabinose isomerase family protein: MARIGVISISDGRDYVHAGIAEFINTTEDRLVAALTAAGHTVVRGSAPVSDNALAGSVARSVAAAGVDLTVLHYAVWAFPHFTMLAAGATPGPLLLLSNIDPVQPGMVGMLAAGGALDQIGRAHTRLWGDPADPALITAIGTHATAAAAVQSLRGSTFGRFGGRPMGMNTAVANTDQWQRLFGIDVEEIDQWEIVRRAELADPAEAKAAREWLEQHTAGVHYDGDKLTPELLERQIRSYLAVRELISEWRLDFSGIKGQPELTQYFATMDITEAFLNDPYDWNGPKQPHICATEADMDGALTMQLLHRIAGTPVLFADVRHYHADRDIWDLCNSGQHATWFAARSADPAENLAKVHLYPEVFFFPAGGASVHHLAAPGQMTLARLTRLDGDYRMQLMLGEFENYDAATNEALMKQSTWEWPHAFARLDAKAEDFLSRFGANHIHAVPGDHRAAVRAACELLGVRLDEFAR, encoded by the coding sequence ATGGCGCGTATCGGTGTCATCAGCATTTCCGACGGCCGCGACTATGTGCACGCGGGGATCGCGGAGTTCATCAACACGACCGAGGACCGCCTGGTCGCCGCGTTGACGGCGGCCGGGCATACGGTCGTCCGGGGTTCGGCGCCGGTCAGCGATAACGCGCTGGCCGGATCGGTGGCGCGGAGTGTGGCCGCGGCGGGCGTGGACCTGACCGTGCTGCACTACGCGGTGTGGGCGTTCCCGCACTTCACCATGCTCGCCGCGGGCGCGACGCCGGGTCCGCTGCTGCTGCTGTCGAATATCGACCCGGTACAGCCGGGCATGGTCGGCATGCTGGCGGCCGGCGGCGCGCTGGATCAGATCGGCCGCGCGCACACCCGGCTCTGGGGCGACCCGGCCGATCCGGCGCTGATCACCGCGATCGGCACGCACGCGACGGCGGCGGCCGCGGTACAGAGCCTGCGCGGCAGTACTTTCGGGCGCTTCGGCGGGCGGCCGATGGGGATGAACACGGCGGTCGCCAACACCGATCAGTGGCAGCGGCTGTTCGGCATCGATGTCGAGGAGATCGACCAGTGGGAGATCGTGCGCCGGGCCGAACTCGCCGATCCGGCCGAGGCCAAGGCCGCGCGCGAATGGCTGGAGCAGCACACGGCGGGCGTGCATTACGACGGCGACAAGCTCACCCCCGAACTGCTCGAACGCCAGATCCGCTCGTATCTCGCGGTGCGCGAACTGATTTCGGAATGGCGGCTGGACTTCTCCGGCATCAAGGGCCAGCCGGAGCTCACCCAGTACTTCGCCACGATGGATATCACCGAGGCGTTCCTGAACGATCCGTACGACTGGAACGGGCCGAAACAGCCGCATATCTGCGCCACCGAGGCCGATATGGACGGCGCGCTCACCATGCAGCTGCTGCACCGGATCGCCGGAACCCCGGTGCTTTTCGCCGATGTGCGGCACTACCACGCCGACCGGGACATATGGGATCTGTGCAACTCCGGCCAGCACGCCACCTGGTTCGCGGCCCGCAGCGCCGATCCGGCGGAGAATCTGGCCAAGGTGCATCTGTATCCGGAGGTGTTCTTCTTCCCGGCGGGCGGCGCCTCGGTGCACCACCTGGCCGCGCCGGGACAGATGACGCTGGCCCGGCTCACCCGGCTGGACGGCGACTACCGAATGCAGTTGATGCTGGGCGAATTCGAGAACTACGACGCGGCCACCAACGAGGCGCTGATGAAGCAGTCCACCTGGGAATGGCCACATGCGTTCGCGCGCTTGGACGCGAAGGCGGAGGATTTCCTTTCCCGGTTCGGCGCGAACCACATTCACGCGGTGCCGGGTGATCACCGAGCGGCGGTGCGGGCCGCGTGTGAACTGCTCGGCGTGCGGCTGGACGAGTTCGCGCGGTGA
- a CDS encoding FGGY-family carbohydrate kinase — protein MFLGIDIGTSSSKGVLVAEDGRVVARAERAHGVSTPYPGWVEHDAEAVWWADFVALARELTAAAAGAPLTALAVSGIGPCLLPADASGAPLRPAILYGVDTRATAEIAELNAELGAEAVLGRCGSPLTSQAVGPKLRWLARRDPGVAARTSMLLMASSFLVHRLTGRYVLDHQSASQCVPMYDLRARAWAADWAAAVAPKLPLPELAWPTEIVGRVTEKAAAATGLPAGLPVTTGTIDAWAEAASVGVRAPGDAMVMYGTTMFLVQVLTDPRPHPGLWGTCGTWPGTYTLAAGMATSGAVTDWLRTLVGGDFGELVGAAAQVPPGSRGLLVLPYFAGERTPLFDPDARGIIAGLTLGHGRAELYRAVLEGIAYGVRHNLTAMTEAGGRARRLVAVGGGTKGGLWTRIVSEVTGLPQELPADTVGACLGDAMLAAEASGVDTMGWNPVIATVTPDPEHVARYEPYYRHYRELYERTVGTAHFLAEQQRAAAPS, from the coding sequence ATGTTCCTCGGCATCGATATCGGGACGTCGAGTTCGAAGGGCGTCCTGGTGGCCGAGGACGGCCGTGTTGTCGCGAGAGCCGAACGGGCGCACGGTGTTTCGACGCCGTATCCCGGATGGGTGGAACATGACGCCGAGGCCGTGTGGTGGGCGGATTTCGTCGCGCTGGCCCGCGAGCTGACCGCGGCCGCGGCGGGCGCGCCGCTCACGGCGCTCGCGGTGAGCGGGATCGGGCCGTGCCTGCTGCCCGCCGACGCCTCCGGCGCGCCGCTGCGGCCCGCCATCCTCTACGGCGTCGATACCCGGGCCACCGCCGAAATCGCCGAGCTGAACGCGGAGTTGGGGGCCGAGGCGGTGCTGGGTCGCTGCGGCTCGCCATTGACGAGTCAGGCTGTCGGTCCGAAGCTGCGCTGGCTGGCGCGCCGCGATCCCGGCGTCGCGGCCCGCACCTCGATGCTGCTGATGGCGAGTTCCTTTCTGGTGCACCGGCTCACGGGCCGCTACGTGCTCGACCATCAGTCGGCCAGTCAGTGTGTGCCGATGTACGACCTGCGGGCGCGGGCCTGGGCCGCGGACTGGGCCGCCGCGGTGGCGCCGAAGCTGCCGCTGCCGGAACTGGCCTGGCCCACCGAGATAGTCGGGCGCGTCACCGAAAAGGCGGCCGCGGCAACGGGTTTGCCCGCCGGGCTGCCGGTGACCACCGGAACCATCGACGCGTGGGCGGAGGCCGCGAGCGTCGGCGTGCGGGCGCCCGGCGATGCCATGGTGATGTACGGCACCACCATGTTCCTGGTGCAGGTGCTTACCGATCCACGGCCGCATCCCGGACTGTGGGGCACCTGCGGAACCTGGCCCGGCACATACACTTTGGCCGCCGGAATGGCGACGTCGGGCGCCGTCACCGATTGGCTGCGGACACTGGTGGGCGGCGATTTCGGCGAGCTGGTCGGGGCGGCGGCGCAGGTGCCGCCCGGCAGCAGGGGCCTGCTGGTGCTGCCCTACTTCGCGGGTGAGCGCACGCCGCTGTTCGATCCGGACGCGCGCGGCATCATCGCGGGCCTGACGCTCGGGCACGGCCGCGCGGAACTGTATCGCGCGGTGCTGGAGGGGATCGCGTACGGCGTCCGGCACAACCTCACGGCGATGACCGAGGCGGGCGGCCGGGCACGGCGGCTGGTCGCGGTGGGCGGCGGCACCAAGGGCGGGCTGTGGACCCGGATCGTCTCCGAGGTCACCGGCCTGCCGCAGGAGCTGCCCGCCGATACCGTCGGCGCCTGCCTCGGCGACGCCATGCTGGCCGCCGAGGCCTCCGGGGTGGACACCATGGGCTGGAATCCGGTGATCGCCACCGTGACACCCGATCCCGAGCACGTCGCGCGCTATGAGCCCTACTATCGGCACTATCGGGAGCTGTACGAGCGCACGGTCGGCACCGCGCATTTCCTCGCCGAACAACAGCGGGCCGCCGCGCCTTCCTGA
- a CDS encoding thioredoxin domain-containing protein translates to MATQTLTQHNFNTVISSNRIVLVDWWANWCGPCHHFAPVFESSAQQHPEIVYGKVDTEAEPALTGMAGVDKFPTLMAFKEGLMVYSHSGYIPGDALEEIVQQVLWLDMDEVRREMAKQSGDPAPQQSAPNPAPAAAAPQRQASVAGPARYGWPGLN, encoded by the coding sequence ATGGCGACGCAGACACTGACCCAGCACAACTTCAATACCGTCATAAGCAGCAATCGGATCGTCCTGGTGGATTGGTGGGCGAATTGGTGCGGGCCGTGCCATCATTTCGCGCCCGTCTTCGAATCCTCCGCGCAGCAGCATCCGGAAATCGTGTACGGCAAGGTGGATACCGAGGCCGAGCCCGCGCTCACCGGCATGGCCGGGGTGGACAAGTTCCCGACGCTGATGGCGTTCAAGGAGGGCCTGATGGTCTACTCCCATTCCGGGTACATCCCCGGTGACGCGCTGGAAGAGATTGTGCAGCAGGTGCTTTGGCTGGACATGGACGAGGTGCGGCGGGAGATGGCCAAGCAGTCGGGCGACCCGGCGCCGCAACAGTCCGCGCCGAATCCCGCGCCGGCGGCCGCGGCGCCGCAGCGACAGGCGAGCGTGGCCGGTCCGGCCCGATACGGCTGGCCGGGGCTGAATTGA
- a CDS encoding glycoside hydrolase family 172 protein has product MLRMYWDDDPVPAIELSLGDYFCNVWDQLALMNSRMIVVAPAAGLNSYWPMPFRGNARITLENTSDHQVPVYYQFTYTEEDVPDSAGRLYTQRRQSNPLGSPTIHTLVDGITGPGRYVGTYLAIQPNAPGWWGEGEMKFYMDGDTDFPTICGTGTEDYFGGAWNFDIDNRYVTFSTNYCGLHQVLPPDQIYVDTQRFGMYRWHVPDPICFGSALRVTIQALGWQGDAYLPLEHANITTTSWLYRG; this is encoded by the coding sequence ATGCTGCGCATGTACTGGGACGACGATCCGGTGCCCGCCATCGAGCTCTCGCTCGGCGACTACTTCTGCAACGTCTGGGATCAGCTGGCGCTGATGAATTCGCGGATGATCGTCGTCGCACCGGCGGCGGGCCTGAACAGCTACTGGCCCATGCCATTTCGCGGCAACGCCCGAATCACGCTGGAGAACACCAGCGATCACCAGGTGCCGGTGTACTACCAGTTCACCTACACCGAGGAGGACGTTCCCGATTCGGCGGGCCGGCTGTACACCCAGCGGCGGCAGAGCAATCCGCTCGGCAGCCCGACGATCCACACCCTCGTCGACGGAATCACCGGTCCCGGCCGGTATGTCGGCACCTACCTCGCGATCCAGCCGAACGCGCCCGGCTGGTGGGGTGAGGGCGAGATGAAGTTCTACATGGACGGCGACACCGACTTCCCGACCATCTGCGGCACCGGCACCGAGGACTATTTCGGCGGCGCATGGAATTTCGATATCGACAACCGCTACGTCACCTTCTCCACCAACTACTGCGGCCTGCACCAGGTGCTGCCGCCGGACCAGATCTATGTCGACACACAGCGATTCGGCATGTATCGGTGGCATGTGCCGGACCCGATCTGCTTCGGCAGCGCGCTGCGGGTCACCATTCAGGCGCTCGGCTGGCAGGGCGACGCGTATCTGCCGCTGGAGCACGCGAATATCACCACGACGTCCTGGCTGTACCGCGGCTGA